In Mytilus edulis chromosome 7, xbMytEdul2.2, whole genome shotgun sequence, a single genomic region encodes these proteins:
- the LOC139529836 gene encoding intraflagellar transport-associated protein-like — translation MARELTASEENNVNCLNDTMTSAINKVMGQDTQSYDEFINGFQHITKETVNQPKKLKSTTKTLRTEDVERKQPSQTKSGRLQQNKAEQLQADKNTHIMSDDELEEEVLDSGTIATEMTFEDCSSRVKLDNFIEDDMSDEEVPGYIASFGQESNEKNEDLLPDIPDVNTGYGNYNSDCLTNMETTTVHSNHTSENMKNDDSTEEPDLMSEIVKEDKRLVSDSSENENTDENSDVIEVGDKTSQMSLYPGEAEPESEVTGRNITSHTNLDFLVVTSRSHDQREQICPDTSDEVEPFSLDNDFDYDNVILTPKFTMKEVAHLKSFLPRTDVKA, via the exons ATGGCCAGAGAGCTAACAGCTTCAGAAGAAAACAATGTTAACTGTCTCAATGATACAATGACATCGGCAATAAACAAAGTGATGGGACAAGATACACAGTCATATGACGAATTCATCAATGGGTTTCAGCACATAACTAAAG AAACTGTTAATCAGCCTAAGAAACTGAAAAGCACCACAAAAACCCTCAGAACAGAGGATGTTGAGAGGAAACAGCCATCACAAACCAAATCAGGGAGATTACAGCAAAACAAAGCTGAGCAATTACAGGCTGACAAGAATACACATATAATGTCTGATGATGAACTGGAAGAAGAG GTGCTTGACAGTGGAACCATAGCAACAGAAATGACTTTTGAAGATTGTTCATCTAGAGTCAAG ttggaCAACTTTATTGAGGATGACATGTCAGATGAGGAGGTTCCGGGATATATAGCAAGCTTTGGACAAG AGTCAAATGAAAAGAATGAAGACTTGTTACCAGATATTCCTGATGTCAACACTGGCTATGGAAATTACAACTCGGACTGTTTAACAAATATGGAAACAACGACAGTTCATTCCAATCATACATCAGAGAATATGAAAAATGACGATTCAACTGAGGAGCCTGATTTAATGTCTGAAATAGTAAAGGAAGACAAACGTTTGGTATCAGACAGTTCAGAGAATGAAAATACTGATGAAAACTCAGACGTTATAGAAGTCGGAGATAAGACTAGTCAGATGTCATTGTACCCTGGAGAGGCGGAGCCAGAGTCAGAGGTCACAGGGAGGAACATAACTTCACATACAAATCTAGATTTTTTAGTGGTGACAAGTCGATCACATGATCAGAGAGAACAG ataTGTCCAGATACATCAGACGAAGTAGAACCATTTTCATTGGACAATGATTTTGATTATGACAATGTTATATTAACTCCAAAGTTCACCATGAAGGAAGTTGCACATTTGAAATCATTTCTACCAAGAACTGATGTCAAGGCATGA